The Fibrobacter sp. UWR4 DNA segment AGACGCAGCGTCTGCTTACCTGTGGCCAAATCCAATTCGGCATCGCCGTCGACTTCAGAATAAGTATTCCAGTCACCCTGGGCGACCACCGCAACTTTCACTTTCTGCGTTCCCACAGAAACGGTAACGGAACCGTCGGCAGCGTTACCGGTGGCCCCGTTGACGGAGACCTTGTACTTGCCGGCAGTCTTTACATCCAAGGTATACTCGAAGTAATCATCCACGGTGGTATAACCAAGAGCATAGCCCGTTCCCGCCTTCACGATGCCCGCGTCGTCGGAGCGGTAGCCTGTGGTATCGCTTCCGCTGTTGGCATGTTCATAAGCGTAGGTATCGTAGTTTTCACCTTCGATGGTTCCCGGAATCTCGATAGCGCCCTTGAAGGGTTTTACTTCGGGAGGTTCGCCGGTAACGTTCAGTTCCATTGCCATGAAGTCGATGGTATAAGTGCCATCGGAATTGGGCGCGATGACCCTGCCCTTTTGGGAAACCGCTCGACCTGCCACATTCTGGATGTTTACACGCAGCGGCACGGACTTGGGCATGGCGGAATGGGGAGAAGTCCAGGTCACCTTGAAGCCATCGGAAGTCGTAGTAGCAGTAGCCTTGTCAATGGCAAAGTGAGCGCGATAGTAGGCTGCCACCACACCGAAGGGAGCAATCCACAAGCCCTGCTTTTTGGCCTCGTCCATAATGGACGTCATATCGTTAGTGGCAATGCCATAAGTATCGTTAACGCCAACGCCATGGTTCAACTGCACCGTCCAGGCTTTCTGGCTTTTTGCGGATCCCATATTGTTCTTGGCGTTACCTGTGCTGGAACCACCCTGGGTGTAGCAATTGGAACTGATGTTCATCCATTCCGGCTCGGAACTCCAGCCATAGTATTTTGCACCTGCACAGTTACGGTTTGCTATGTGATCCTTGCTGATGGCGTTGGCAACGTTGTTATTGCTGGCACAGAACGGAGTTGCAAAGGTGTAGACTTCTGGTGCGCCCTTCTGTAACAGGCTGCTTTTCCAGCCGGAAGTTTCGGCGGTCAAGTCCACGCCACCGGTCATATCCTTATGACTCTTGGAGTGGTTACCAATCTCGTGACCGTTCTTGGCCATATTCAG contains these protein-coding regions:
- a CDS encoding polysaccharide deacetylase family protein; the encoded protein is MKKSASRFSAMLALAAAYSFSAWAGPITTVPWNGHDGAVSFTFDDGYNQLGAIGNYLNSNPDVKVTFFITGAMGAGSGNMSDYLNMAKNGHEIGNHSKSHKDMTGGVDLTAETSGWKSSLLQKGAPEVYTFATPFCASNNNVANAISKDHIANRNCAGAKYYGWSSEPEWMNISSNCYTQGGSSTGNAKNNMGSAKSQKAWTVQLNHGVGVNDTYGIATNDMTSIMDEAKKQGLWIAPFGVVAAYYRAHFAIDKATATTTSDGFKVTWTSPHSAMPKSVPLRVNIQNVAGRAVSQKGRVIAPNSDGTYTIDFMAMELNVTGEPPEVKPFKGAIEIPGTIEGENYDTYAYEHANSGSDTTGYRSDDAGIVKAGTGYALGYTTVDDYFEYTLDVKTAGKYKVSVNGATGNAADGSVTVSVGTQKVKVAVVAQGDWNTYSEVDGDAELDLATGKQTLRLTIDNDNLNVDWIKLTSAAVASESSSSSELVTPAESSSSGTDAIATGFRLNVGAGMVKCSVFDMNGNLVKSANVAAGSVGEIWSNVNVGLREGAYVLRYGTEKSVQSIRVRK